One window of Silene latifolia isolate original U9 population unplaced genomic scaffold, ASM4854445v1 scaffold_535, whole genome shotgun sequence genomic DNA carries:
- the LOC141639687 gene encoding ATP synthase subunit 9, mitochondrial: MKCIVINLILFNRQSPKISISFVSQKTFLSSMAKRILNKNFLIMLEGAKSIGAGAATIASAGAAVGIGNVFSSLIHSVARNPSLAKQLFGYAILGFALTEAIALFALMMAFLISFVF, from the coding sequence ATGAAGTGTATCGTAATAAATCTTATTCTTTTTAATCGACAAAGCCCAAAGATAAGTATAAGTTTCGTCAGCCAAAAGACTTTTTTAAGTTCAATGGCAAAGCGTATTCTTAATAAGAATTTTCTAATTATGTTAGAAGGAGCTAAATCAATAGGTGCCGGAGCTGCTACAATTGCTTCAGCGGGAGCTGCTGTCGGTATTGGAAACGTCTTTAGTTCTTTGATTCATTCCGTGGCTAGAAATCCATCATTGGCTAAACAACTATTCGGTTATGCTATTTTAGGCTTTGCTTTAACCGAGGCTATTGCCTTATTCGCCCTAATGATGGCCTTTTTAATCTCATTCGTCTTCTGA
- the LOC141639685 gene encoding LOW QUALITY PROTEIN: uncharacterized protein LOC141639685 (The sequence of the model RefSeq protein was modified relative to this genomic sequence to represent the inferred CDS: inserted 6 bases in 4 codons), with product MSSSTIHFPAILVTVTCNPRRCVCTPLSGRERKDFSETXPSFQTQESTFPYEHSIGRLRVRRGSLLCLHTRLPFSESSAGPPTTSLRPERFIAXKRPGRRLPKFKAQRMSDAKPRTSLRSYWHTXPKKKEQTPLKTRVRYNKAISVHRPSHEAVRGRYRSYSSQPESXVSLPLERMEVWMNRHQIEKFKCYNSSPKESPAVQEEDPVGDAGNEGKFGPKPVYVASIPLLDASFGSALNVLNTNS from the exons ATGTCGTCGAGTACTATTCACTTCCCCGCCATTCTTGTAACCGTCACCTGTAATCCGCGCAGGTGTGTCTGCACCCCCCTGAGTGGACGAGAAAGAAAGGATTTCTCGGAGAC TCCTTCGTTCCAGACCCAGGAGTCCACTTTCCCGTATGAGCATTCG ATAGGTCGTCTGAGGGTTCGCCGCGGTTCATTGCTGTGCTTACACACTAGGCTACCCTTCTCCGAAAGCTCCGCAGGACCACCTACCACTAGTCTTCGGCCGGAGAGGTTTATTG CAAAAAGGCCGGGACGCAGGCTCCCGAAGTTTAAAGCCCAACGAATGTCAGATGCAAAGCCCCGCACCTCATTAAGATCATATTGGCATA CGCCTAAAAAAAAAGAGCAGACCCCATTGAAGACGAGAGTGAGGTACAACAAGGCCATTTCTGTCCACCGCCCTTCTCACGAAGCAGTACGTGGACGTTACCGCTCATACAGCTCCCAGCCAGAAAG AGTTAGCCTTCCTCTAGAAAGAATGGAAGTGTGGATGAATCGACATCAAATAGAGAAATTCAAATGTTATAACTCCAGCCCTA AGGAAAGTCCAGCTGTTCAAGAAGAAGATCCGGTTGGCGATGCTGGAAACGAAGGAAAGTTCGGGCCTAAGCCCGTTTATGTGGCTTCTATCCCACTCCTTGATGCATCGTTCGGAAGCGCGTTAAACGTGTTAAACACGAATTCTTAA